A single window of Candidatus Eisenbacteria bacterium DNA harbors:
- a CDS encoding ATP-binding cassette domain-containing protein, with translation MIEVRHLSKNFGSTVAVKDVSFDVSRGEVLGFLGPNGAGKSTTMRILTGYIPPTEGTARVAGHDILEDSLSVRRRIGYLPEWAPLYGDMEVIDFLRFIADIRGIPPGETRERIARMVKVCGLEKVVGRVIHHLSRGYRQRVGLAQAMIHDPDILILDEPTSGLDPNQIIEIRELIKEIGRDKTVILSTHILPEVSQTCGRVLIINEGSLIASGAPEELAGRFEGRGVVQLAVRGAPRETIETMLAAAPFVDRVRSLHSTGDGLHHFTIQGKEAGGLGEKLFRLAVESSWTLAELHVEAATLEDVFRRLTRGENG, from the coding sequence GTGATCGAGGTCCGACATCTGTCCAAGAACTTCGGCTCCACCGTGGCGGTGAAGGACGTCTCGTTCGACGTCTCCCGCGGAGAGGTGCTCGGCTTTCTCGGGCCGAACGGCGCGGGCAAGAGCACGACGATGCGCATCCTCACCGGCTACATCCCGCCGACGGAGGGGACCGCGCGCGTCGCCGGCCACGACATCCTCGAGGATTCCCTCTCCGTGCGACGCCGCATCGGCTACCTCCCCGAGTGGGCCCCCCTCTACGGCGACATGGAGGTCATCGACTTTCTCCGCTTCATCGCGGACATCCGCGGCATCCCGCCGGGCGAGACCCGCGAACGGATCGCGCGCATGGTGAAGGTGTGCGGCCTCGAGAAGGTCGTAGGGCGCGTGATCCACCATCTCTCGCGCGGATACCGCCAGAGGGTCGGGCTCGCGCAGGCGATGATCCACGACCCGGACATCCTCATCCTCGACGAGCCGACGAGCGGGCTCGATCCGAACCAGATCATCGAGATCCGCGAGCTGATCAAGGAGATCGGGCGCGACAAGACCGTGATCCTCTCCACGCACATTCTCCCCGAGGTCTCTCAGACGTGCGGGCGAGTCCTCATCATCAACGAGGGGAGCCTGATCGCATCGGGCGCCCCCGAGGAACTTGCCGGCCGGTTCGAGGGGAGAGGGGTCGTGCAGCTCGCGGTTCGCGGCGCCCCGCGCGAGACGATCGAGACGATGCTCGCCGCGGCGCCCTTCGTCGATAGGGTTCGCTCTCTCCACTCGACCGGAGACGGGCTTCATCATTTCACCATTCAAGGAAAAGAGGCGGGCGGCCTCGGGGAGAAGCTCTTCCGGCTCGCGGTGGAGAGCTCCTGGACGCTCGCCGAGCTTCACGTCGAGGCGGCCACGCTCGAGGACGTCTTCCGGCGCCTCACGCGGGGGGAGAACGGGTGA